Proteins from one Dysgonomonas sp. HDW5A genomic window:
- a CDS encoding carboxypeptidase-like regulatory domain-containing protein: MKQHIYITLIFLLFGTGLAAQQAKISGTVTNFDNSPVDFVSVSVQGSALGVFTNNQGKYQITVPVGDSITIVFSRIGYQKTERKIAKVIGNMTINTMMRETVLEEVTVLGEKAQTSTMNKIEIGKTNLLSDPTGGSIESILALGAGVSSTNEMSSQYSVRGGNYDENIVYVNGIEIYRPLLIRSGQQEGLSFINPEMTKEVKFSTGGFESSYGDRMSSALDITYKKPQSFEASAAASLLGANAYIGSSSGRFTQITGFRYKTTRALLGTLDTNAEYDPTFVDAQTYMTLGLSSKWEVGFMGNISSNVYKFTPKSRQTQFGSADNAKDFTVYFDGWENDKFLTYFGALSMKGKLSDNLEIEFIGSAFSSREYERYDISGEYKLTDLNLSSNGADGENGGLLAVGSYLEHARNSLNLDVTNIRHLGSFKVGKHALKWGLTLQQEKINDKIKEWSVRDSAGYSLPNLGDIVSVYSNLRSDNEITSTRYAAFLQDTYQFMSGDNIIYINAGIRASHWTFNDETIISPRGSIALIPDTKRDITLRFATGIYYQAPFYREYQKIVTKGQNSVIELNEDIKSQKSIHFVLGGDYKFRSMDRPFKFTSEVYYKKLSNLVPYTVDNVKIRYSGENSGTGYSMGWDMKLFGEFVKGSDSWISFSLMKTQQTVDGVQAPLPTDQRYNISLFFQDYFPGIERLTMNLRGHLSQGLPQAAPNSGFFEKGYFRTPAYRRLDIGFAWQALGEDFSIRRTNSFLGSFKNIWLGVDIFNLFDINNTNSYYWITNVFNQQFAVPNYLTGRQLNFKIVADF; this comes from the coding sequence ACAAGCAAAAATAAGCGGAACTGTAACTAATTTTGATAACAGCCCTGTAGATTTTGTAAGTGTATCTGTGCAAGGCTCAGCACTAGGTGTTTTCACTAATAATCAGGGGAAATACCAAATAACGGTTCCTGTGGGAGATTCTATTACTATCGTATTTTCACGAATAGGTTATCAAAAAACCGAACGAAAGATTGCAAAAGTTATAGGCAATATGACCATCAATACAATGATGCGTGAAACCGTTCTGGAGGAAGTTACCGTTTTGGGAGAAAAAGCGCAAACCTCCACCATGAACAAAATAGAAATTGGTAAAACGAATCTATTATCCGATCCTACCGGAGGAAGTATCGAATCTATTCTCGCCTTAGGGGCAGGTGTAAGCTCCACGAATGAAATGAGTTCTCAGTATTCGGTTCGAGGGGGTAATTATGATGAAAATATTGTTTACGTAAACGGAATAGAAATATACAGGCCTCTACTTATTCGATCAGGGCAACAAGAAGGATTAAGCTTTATAAACCCCGAGATGACAAAAGAGGTAAAATTCTCCACCGGAGGTTTTGAATCATCTTATGGCGACAGAATGTCTTCGGCTCTCGATATTACTTACAAGAAACCACAATCTTTTGAGGCTTCGGCAGCAGCTAGTTTACTCGGGGCAAATGCTTATATCGGAAGCTCAAGCGGACGTTTTACTCAAATAACAGGATTTAGATACAAAACCACAAGGGCACTGCTAGGAACGCTTGATACAAATGCAGAGTACGATCCTACATTTGTTGATGCACAAACCTATATGACTTTGGGACTATCGTCAAAGTGGGAAGTTGGCTTCATGGGAAATATATCTAGTAATGTTTACAAATTCACGCCAAAAAGCCGTCAAACGCAATTCGGATCGGCTGACAATGCAAAAGATTTCACAGTGTATTTTGATGGATGGGAAAATGATAAATTCCTCACTTATTTTGGTGCATTAAGCATGAAAGGAAAACTATCCGACAATCTCGAAATTGAATTTATTGGTTCGGCTTTTTCATCAAGGGAATACGAACGCTATGATATAAGTGGCGAATACAAACTGACAGACTTAAATCTATCGAGTAATGGTGCTGATGGTGAAAATGGAGGATTGCTGGCAGTTGGTTCGTATCTGGAACATGCACGAAACAGCTTAAACCTGGATGTTACCAATATTCGTCATCTAGGTTCATTTAAAGTTGGTAAACATGCCCTTAAATGGGGTCTGACGCTACAACAGGAAAAAATTAATGACAAAATAAAAGAATGGAGTGTTCGCGATTCGGCAGGTTATTCATTACCCAATCTTGGGGATATCGTGAGCGTATACAGTAACCTCCGTTCTGATAATGAAATTACAAGTACCCGATATGCAGCATTTCTGCAAGACACTTATCAATTTATGTCGGGAGACAATATCATATATATCAATGCAGGTATCAGAGCCAGTCATTGGACCTTTAATGACGAAACTATTATCAGCCCAAGAGGATCAATAGCACTCATACCCGACACAAAAAGAGACATTACTTTACGTTTTGCTACAGGTATCTATTACCAAGCCCCCTTTTACAGGGAATATCAAAAAATAGTTACCAAGGGTCAAAACTCGGTTATAGAACTAAATGAAGATATTAAATCACAAAAATCAATACACTTTGTTTTGGGTGGTGATTACAAATTCAGATCGATGGATCGTCCCTTTAAATTTACAAGTGAGGTTTACTATAAAAAGCTATCCAATCTTGTACCATACACTGTTGATAATGTAAAAATCAGATATTCGGGCGAAAACTCAGGAACTGGATATAGCATGGGATGGGACATGAAATTATTTGGTGAATTTGTAAAAGGATCTGATAGCTGGATCAGCTTTTCGTTGATGAAGACTCAACAAACGGTAGATGGAGTCCAAGCTCCCTTACCAACCGATCAACGATATAATATTTCTCTATTTTTTCAAGACTATTTCCCGGGGATAGAACGTTTGACAATGAATCTTCGAGGTCATCTGTCACAGGGATTACCCCAAGCCGCTCCAAATTCAGGATTTTTCGAGAAGGGTTACTTCCGTACACCGGCCTATCGTCGTTTAGATATTGGCTTTGCATGGCAGGCTCTAGGTGAAGATTTCAGTATCAGACGAACAAATTCTTTTTTAGGGTCATTCAAGAACATTTGGCTCGGAGTTGACATATTTAATTTATTTGACATCAATAATACCAATTCATATTATTGGATAACCAATGTCTTTAATCAACAATTTGCAGTACCTAATTATTTAACCGGACGCCAATTGAACTTTAAAATAGTAGCTGATTTTTAA